ACCGAGCCAATTTTATCACTTCGGAAAGGGTGGTTGAGTGTGCTGTAAGCAAAGGATTCAGTCATTCCCCATGCTTCTGTAATATTCAGCCCAATGCGTTCGTACCAACGTAACAATGCCGGTGAAACGGGGGCAGAACCACACCCTAATACGCGCGCTTTATCTAGGCCGAGACCATCTGCTAGTTTGCGTTTAATCACACCAGAAATGAATGGGATTTTTAGTAGAAGATCGAGCTTACGCTGCGGTAATTTGTCTTGAATACGTTGCTGGAATAGAGTCCATAAACGCGGTACAGAGATAAATAAGGTTGGTCGGTGCATCTTTACATCATCGATAAAGGTATCGAGTGACTCAGGGAACGCAACCTGCATACCGGCCATTACGGAAGACCCGAAAATATACACTCGCTCAGTGATATGCGCTAGTGGTAAGTAGGAAAACAAACGCTCACCGTCTTGCATACCAATATGGTCGATTAGTCGCTGTGACGACCACGCAAATGCACCATAGCTGAGCATCGCGCCTTTTGGTAACCCTGAAGTACCAGAGGTATAAACAATAGACATGAGATCGTCATTTTCATAAGTCGGGCGATCAGTTGATGGTTCATGCTGTTCTACTAACGTATTAAATTGGTACTGACAACTTGGTGTACTGTCATAGTTAAAGCCGATGGTGATCAGATCTGGGAGATCGCGACAAACAGATTCAATGGCTTTGCTGTCGTCGAGTTTACCAATAAGCAAGACTTTAGATTCACTGTGAGTGACGCAGTGTTCAATTGTCTCAGCACCTGCTGTTGGGAAAACAGGCACACTGATATAACTCCCTAGCATCATTGCTAAGTCACAGATAAACCATTCGGCACAGTTTTTTGAAGCAAGAGCAACGCGATCACCGGGTTGAATACCTAAGCCTCGTAGCGCACTTACAAGTCTTAGTGCTTTGTCCGCAACATCAGCGTAAGAATAATCAACAAATTTCCGATTGATAATTTGACGAAGGTAAATTTCATCAGCACGCTCTTCTGCCCACTTCAAAATCATTTCATGGGGTAGAGGTTGAAGCATAGTGGTTTCCTTTAAACGATCCGCAGAAAGAGGTAAGGTCATACAAATTCATCCTTGTTTGTTACGCATTTGTTAAATCTAATCTAATTAAAACTGGTCGGTCAAGTTAATTATAGGAGGCAGTTGCCAGAAAACTGTAAAAAAAATGTTTAATTTTATAATAAATTGCTATTTTGAGAATTAGCTAATAAAAGTCAGTTTTCTTTTTAAGGTGAGCTATTTTTTACCTCATTTTGTGCCTTATTAGGTGGTATTTTCTAATTGTTAGCCTTTTATTTAAACTTGTGACGTTTTTTGTATGTGAGGCATTATCTTGGGTGAGCTCAACCGCTAAAAACGTGCTACTAACCCTGTGGCATTATGCTTTAGTCGTGTTAGTTTACGTTGATTTTTAACTGTTCCTGAGTGTTAGCTTGCCTAACACGACAAACGGAAGGAACCGATACTAAAATGGTGTTAAATCGATTTTTAATTGGGATTCTCTTTGCTTGTACGTCTTGGGTATGCATCGCAAATTATTCCTCCTCCATATATCAAGACTATCCTCCTCATGGTCAGCGTACGGTTGCTGATGTGAGAGAACGTTATTCACCCATTATTGTTCCTCGGTTAACGCGTTTATTTGCTGCATCGGGTGTGACTTATCCTCCTGATAAATTAGGGCTATTTGCTATTAAGGAAGACGCTGCTTTAGAGTTGTGGGCTAAGCAAGATGGAAACTGGGCTTATATCAAGCGTTATCCGGTTAAAAAGCAAAGCGGTGAGCTAGGTCCTAAGTTACGCGAAGGTGATAAACAAGTGCCGGAAGGCGTGTATCGTGTTGTGGGACTGAACCCAAATAGCCGTTTTCATTTATCAATGAAATTGAACTATCCTAACCGTTTCGATCTCCAACATGCACAGAATGAAAAACGTCATAAACCGGGTTCGAATATTTTTATTCACGGACGTGCATCATCGGTAGGATGTCTCGCAATGGGAGATGTGGCGATTGAAGAGCTATTTATTGCGGTGGAAAGCGTTGGTATTGAGAATGTTGATGTTGTCATTTCCCCCACAGATCCACGAAAAGGTCCTTTAATTGCAGCAAGCGATCTGCCATATTGGACTACAAATCTTTACCGTAATATAGAAGAAGCTGCTGAAAAGTTTGGTAGATAATAGCGATATGCCAAAATATTAAGATTTTGGTTTGTGATGAAACTCTTATTTTTGTTTTTGCATTTTTAGTTTTCGTCAATGTTATTTGAATCAAAGTAAAAAAAACAGGCAGAATACTGGTTAACGGAATAGCATTTTGTAATACTAAACAGATAACAGCGAAATAAATATCAACTAATCAGCCGATTGCATGATTAGGCAAATACATTTTTAGAGTCATTCAATATGCCAAAGCGTAGTAAAGAAGATACCGAAATCACAATTCAAACCATTATGGATGCGGTTGTTGATCAACTGCTGACGTTAGGTTACGACAAAATGTCTTACACCACGTTAAGTAAGCAAACTGGCATTTCCCGCACAGGTATTAGCCACCATTTTCCAAAAAAATCTGATTTCGCCAATGCAATGGATGGACGGATTTTTAAATTATTTGTTGAAAAGCTTGAACTAGAATCAGACCTTGAAGCGTTTGTTGCAAGTTGGGTTGCAGCGTTAGAAGATGAAAAGTTCTTAGCTATCCTACGCCTACTTTTCCACCATATTGTGACAGCAGAAAGCTCAAATGAATTTGCTATGCGTGGTATTGAGCGTTTATACCAGCTTTGCCGTGATCGTTTCGGTGAAGCTAGCATTAAAGAACTCGAGTGGCTATTTGGTAAGTCATTAATTTCGATGGCTAAATAGACCAATAAGATAACGAAGAATAACGGTTCACTGAGGTGGACCGTTTTTTTATCCCTCGATTTTATTAGGTGATCTGGATCACACAATATAAACAGTCATCTATTCTGTAATTATATGGAATGCTATTCTCTATCCCGTAATGGTTCTTTGCAATAGGGATATTGCTGATTAGGCTTAAATGACGTTCGGCGGGTAGATACCCGCCTTTTTTTCACCTGCTATTTACTCATATCAACCATAAAACAGCCCAGCCTACTTGCTGTTAACTATATCAATTTTCCCTTTTCGTACACCTCTGAATACATTGCG
The nucleotide sequence above comes from Photobacterium swingsii. Encoded proteins:
- a CDS encoding AMP-binding protein, translating into MTLPLSADRLKETTMLQPLPHEMILKWAEERADEIYLRQIINRKFVDYSYADVADKALRLVSALRGLGIQPGDRVALASKNCAEWFICDLAMMLGSYISVPVFPTAGAETIEHCVTHSESKVLLIGKLDDSKAIESVCRDLPDLITIGFNYDSTPSCQYQFNTLVEQHEPSTDRPTYENDDLMSIVYTSGTSGLPKGAMLSYGAFAWSSQRLIDHIGMQDGERLFSYLPLAHITERVYIFGSSVMAGMQVAFPESLDTFIDDVKMHRPTLFISVPRLWTLFQQRIQDKLPQRKLDLLLKIPFISGVIKRKLADGLGLDKARVLGCGSAPVSPALLRWYERIGLNITEAWGMTESFAYSTLNHPFRSDKIGSVGNPGPGIEIKIASDEEILVRSEGLFSGYYKNEEASKECFDQDGWLHTGDIGSVDDEGYITIEGRKKDTFKTAKGKFVSPVPIEKRLFELSNVEMMCLIGSGMPAPVLLAIPHEFPNFDRKRYEKKVHHVIDVINQELESHAKIKGVLMIKEPWSIENGVLTPTLKIKRHILEKRYQEIGNEWPKGQLVQWEE
- a CDS encoding L,D-transpeptidase family protein, producing the protein MVLNRFLIGILFACTSWVCIANYSSSIYQDYPPHGQRTVADVRERYSPIIVPRLTRLFAASGVTYPPDKLGLFAIKEDAALELWAKQDGNWAYIKRYPVKKQSGELGPKLREGDKQVPEGVYRVVGLNPNSRFHLSMKLNYPNRFDLQHAQNEKRHKPGSNIFIHGRASSVGCLAMGDVAIEELFIAVESVGIENVDVVISPTDPRKGPLIAASDLPYWTTNLYRNIEEAAEKFGR
- a CDS encoding TetR family transcriptional regulator is translated as MPKRSKEDTEITIQTIMDAVVDQLLTLGYDKMSYTTLSKQTGISRTGISHHFPKKSDFANAMDGRIFKLFVEKLELESDLEAFVASWVAALEDEKFLAILRLLFHHIVTAESSNEFAMRGIERLYQLCRDRFGEASIKELEWLFGKSLISMAK